A single window of Drosophila suzukii chromosome 3, CBGP_Dsuzu_IsoJpt1.0, whole genome shotgun sequence DNA harbors:
- the mRpL12 gene encoding large ribosomal subunit protein bL12, with protein MHITRLALRQISRQVQLHRMYSAAAPAAAVSGSEKLVPPTPEGVAKPPNAKLDSIVNNIAALNLLEVAELSTLLKQKLNLPETAFAPQFAAGPARAAPAEDEEEAAPKKVQTSFKVKLVKFDEKQKVALIKEVKNLLEGMNLVQAKKFVESAPTIVKEDIPKEEAEKLKEALAKAGAIIEIE; from the coding sequence ATGCACATCACACGCCTCGCCCTGCGTCAGATTTCGCGCCAAGTGCAGCTGCATCGCATGTACAGTGCAGCGGCTCCGGCTGCCGCGGTTTCGGGATCGGAGAAACTGGTGCCTCCCACGCCGGAAGGAGTGGCCAAGCCACCCAACGCCAAGCTGGACTCCATCGTCAACAACATCGCCGCCCTCAATCTCCTCGAGGTGGCCGAGCTGAGCACTCTGCTCAAACAGAAACTCAACCTGCCCGAGACCGCATTTGCCCCACAATTCGCCGCTGGACCGGCACGTGCTGCTCCCGCCGAGGATGAGGAGGAGGCGGCGCCCAAGAAGGTGCAGACCTCCTTCAAGGTGAAGCTGGTCAAGTTCGACGAGAAGCAGAAGGTGGCGCTGATCAAGGAGGTGAAGAACCTCCTGGAGGGCATGAACCTCGTCCAGGCCAAGAAGTTCGTCGAGAGCGCACCGACCATCGTCAAGGAGGACATCCCCAAGGAGGAGGCCGAGAAGCTCAAGGAGGCGTTGGCCAAGGCGGGCGCCATCATCGAGATCGAGTAG
- the GNBP3 gene encoding gram-negative bacteria-binding protein 3, translated as MADASCSIAWSCCLLLLVLLLGVRGYEVTKAKIEVFYPKGFEVSIPDEEGISLFAFHGKLNEEMEGLEAGTWARDIVKAKNGRWTFRDRTTALKPGDTLYYWTYVIYNGLGYREDDGSFVVNGYSGNSTSAITPRPPVAPVSTTPWSPPPDPDIDIRVGCNAPKTEVNGAPTRCAGQLVFVDEFNAAKLDPNKWKAERRFSGQPDYEFNVYVDDAPDTLCLANGHVVLSTNTMKKHFHKGSEASLDLGEKCTGVANTHDCVRNGRTMNDGLPPMVTAQFSSKAFSFKYGRVEVRAKMPRALWVTPQIWLQPKYPAYGTDDYRSGQLRIAYTRPNGANLDLYAAAVMFADEPLRSVKNCLKAGTGDNSEDWSDSFHNYTLEWTPKELRWLVDGKEFCVQGSDKGAFSETTAAGKRLPQAQKLEEGTGLAPFDQEFYLTFGLGVGGFNEYQHVVKPWNERAPQAQKAFWKDVKKNRDHWLDEGHMKIDYVKVYSL; from the coding sequence ATGGCGGATGCATCGTGTTCTATCGCCTGGAGCTGCTGCCTCCTCCTGTTGGTTCTCCTCCTTGGCGTCCGGGGATATGAAGTGACCAAGGCCAAGATAGAGGTGTTCTACCCCAAGGGATTCGAGGTCTCAATTCCCGACGAGGAGGGCATCAGTCTGTTCGCCTTTCATGGCAAACTGAACGAGGAGATGGAGGGTCTGGAGGCGGGCACCTGGGCAAGGGACATCGTGAAGGCGAAAAACGGACGCTGGACCTTCCGAGATCGGACGACGGCCCTGAAACCAGGCGACACCCTGTACTACTGGACGTACGTTATCTACAATGGACTGGGTTATCGCGAAGACGACGGGTCGTTTGTGGTCAATGGCTACAGTGGTAATAGCACCTCTGCGATCACTCCGCGTCCACCCGTAGCCCCTGTCTCCACCACCCCCTGGAGTCCACCTCCCGATCCGGACATCGATATTAGAGTGGGTTGTAATGCACCTAAAACGGAGGTCAATGGAGCACCCACTCGCTGTGCCGGTCAGTTGGTGTTCGTGGATGAGTTTAACGCTGCCAAACTGGATCCCAACAAATGGAAAGCGGAGCGCCGGTTTTCCGGCCAACCGGACTATGAATTCAATGTCTATGTGGACGATGCCCCAGATACCTTGTGCCTGGCCAACGGACATGTGGTGCTCTCTACGAATACGATGAAGAAGCACTTCCACAAGGGATCAGAGGCCAGCCTGGATCTGGGTGAAAAGTGCACTGGGGTGGCCAACACCCATGATTGTGTAAGGAATGGCAGGACTATGAACGACGGACTCCCGCCGATGGTCACCGCCCAGTTCTCCTCCAAGGCTTTCTCCTTTAAATACGGTCGTGTTGAGGTGCGAGCCAAGATGCCAAGGGCCCTGTGGGTCACTCCACAAATCTGGCTGCAGCCCAAGTATCCCGCCTACGGAACGGATGACTACCGCTCAGGACAACTGAGGATTGCCTACACCCGTCCGAATGGAGCTAACTTGGATCTCTATGCCGCCGCCGTGATGTTCGCAGATGAACCCCTGCGTTCGGTAAAGAATTGCCTGAAGGCGGGAACTGGGGATAATTCGGAGGACTGGAGCGATAGCTTCCACAACTACACCCTCGAATGGACGCCCAAGGAACTTCGCTGGCTGGTGGACGGCAAGGAGTTCTGCGTCCAGGGAAGTGATAAGGGAGCTTTCAGTGAGACAACTGCCGCCGGAAAACGATTGCCACAGGCCCAGAAACTGGAGGAGGGCACTGGACTGGCACCCTTCGACCAGGAGTTCTACCTGACCTTTGGTCTCGGCGTTGGCGGGTTCAACGAGTACCAGCACGTGGTGAAGCCCTGGAACGAGCGAGCCCCGCAGGCACAGAAGGCCTTTTGGAAGGATGTCAAGAAGAATCGAGACCACTGGCTGGACGAGGGCCACATGAAGATCGACTACGTCAAGGTGTACTCTTTGTAA